In a genomic window of Sulfuriferula nivalis:
- the secE gene encoding preprotein translocase subunit SecE: protein MTEKIKMLAAALLVIAGIAGYYYFSEAAAFVRVLSVLVGVFAAVGVMWQTPVGQQFFVFSQESVREAKKVVWPSRKETIQTTGIVFVFVIVMAVFLWFVDAGLMWAVKMLMGRSDT from the coding sequence ATGACCGAAAAAATCAAAATGCTGGCTGCTGCGTTATTAGTAATTGCAGGTATAGCCGGCTACTACTATTTTTCAGAAGCGGCTGCTTTTGTTCGCGTATTGTCAGTTTTAGTGGGTGTGTTTGCTGCAGTTGGTGTTATGTGGCAAACCCCAGTGGGCCAGCAGTTCTTCGTGTTTTCACAAGAGTCTGTGCGTGAAGCGAAAAAAGTAGTTTGGCCAAGTAGAAAAGAAACGATACAAACAACAGGTATCGTTTTTGTTTTCGTAATTGTGATGGCTGTGTTTCTATGGTTCGTCGATGCGGGTTTGATGTGGGCTGTAAAAATGCTGATGGGGCGGAGTGATACATGA
- the nusG gene encoding transcription termination/antitermination protein NusG yields the protein MSKRWYVVHAYSGFEKSVQRSFLERIERAGMQDMFGQILVPVEEVIEMKAGQKSITERKFFPGYVLVEMEMNDDTWHLIKDTPKVTGFVGGTAMKPTPITAKEVDAILHQVQEGVEKPRPKILFEIGESVRVIDGPFNDFNGAVEEVNYEKNKLRVSVLIFGRATPVELDFDQVEKA from the coding sequence ATGAGTAAACGTTGGTATGTAGTGCACGCCTATTCTGGCTTTGAGAAATCAGTACAACGTTCTTTTCTAGAGCGGATTGAGCGCGCTGGTATGCAAGATATGTTTGGCCAGATTCTTGTCCCAGTTGAAGAAGTAATCGAAATGAAGGCGGGTCAGAAATCAATTACTGAGCGTAAGTTCTTTCCAGGCTACGTGCTTGTAGAAATGGAAATGAATGATGATACGTGGCATTTGATTAAAGATACACCGAAAGTAACAGGGTTTGTTGGTGGGACAGCGATGAAGCCTACGCCTATCACAGCTAAGGAAGTTGATGCAATATTGCATCAGGTTCAAGAGGGTGTTGAAAAACCAAGGCCTAAAATCCTGTTCGAAATTGGTGAGTCAGTTCGTGTTATCGATGGGCCATTTAATGACTTTAATGGCGCAGTTGAAGAAGTGAATTATGAAAAAAACAAGTTGCGCGTATCGGTGTTGATATTTGGTCGTGCTACCCCTGTTGAACTGGATTTTGATCAGGTAGAAAAAGCCTGA
- the rplK gene encoding 50S ribosomal protein L11 → MAKKIVGYVKLQVPAGKANPSPPIGPALGQRGLNIMEFCKAFNAQTQGLEPGLPIPVVITAYADKSFTFVMKTPPATILIKKAAGITKGSPKPHTDKVGKLTRAQAEEIAKAKMPDLTAADMDAAVKTIAGSARSMGIEVEGA, encoded by the coding sequence GTGGCAAAAAAAATCGTTGGCTACGTTAAGCTACAAGTACCTGCGGGTAAAGCAAATCCAAGTCCTCCTATCGGACCAGCGCTGGGTCAGCGTGGTTTGAATATTATGGAATTCTGTAAGGCATTTAATGCTCAGACTCAAGGTCTGGAGCCAGGTTTGCCTATTCCTGTTGTGATTACTGCATATGCGGATAAGAGCTTCACTTTTGTGATGAAGACACCGCCTGCTACTATTTTGATCAAAAAAGCAGCTGGAATTACTAAAGGTAGTCCAAAGCCACACACAGACAAAGTGGGTAAATTAACACGTGCACAAGCTGAAGAAATTGCTAAAGCTAAAATGCCTGATTTAACCGCGGCTGATATGGATGCTGCAGTTAAGACAATTGCAGGTAGTGCTCGTAGTATGGGTATTGAAGTGGAGGGTGCATAA
- the rplA gene encoding 50S ribosomal protein L1 — protein sequence MAKMSKRQQAIAAKIDRNKSYAVAEALALIKETATAKFDESVDIAVNLGIDARKSDQLVRGSVVLPRGTGKTVRVAVFAQGEAAKAATEAGADIVGFEDLAAEIKAGRMDFDVVIASPDAMRVVGQLGQVLGPRGLMPNPKVGTVTPDVAGAVRNARAGQVQYRTDKGGIVQCTIGRASFEVDALSENLAALVDALVKARPASAKGVYMKKVSVSSTMGVGVRVDANSIA from the coding sequence ATGGCTAAAATGTCTAAGCGCCAACAAGCGATTGCTGCAAAAATTGATCGCAATAAAAGTTATGCCGTGGCTGAAGCCTTGGCTCTGATTAAAGAAACTGCAACTGCAAAATTTGATGAGTCTGTTGATATTGCCGTTAATCTAGGTATTGATGCGCGTAAATCAGACCAGCTAGTACGTGGTTCGGTAGTGTTGCCACGTGGGACAGGTAAAACTGTTCGCGTTGCTGTATTCGCACAAGGCGAAGCAGCTAAAGCGGCTACAGAAGCTGGTGCTGATATCGTTGGTTTTGAAGATCTTGCTGCAGAAATTAAAGCAGGTCGTATGGATTTCGACGTGGTTATTGCGAGTCCTGATGCCATGCGCGTAGTTGGTCAGTTGGGTCAAGTGCTAGGTCCACGTGGTCTTATGCCTAACCCAAAAGTAGGTACTGTGACACCTGACGTTGCTGGTGCGGTCCGTAATGCACGTGCTGGTCAAGTACAATATCGTACTGATAAGGGTGGTATTGTACAGTGCACCATCGGCCGTGCCTCGTTTGAAGTAGATGCGTTGAGTGAAAACTTAGCTGCATTGGTAGATGCCTTAGTTAAGGCTCGCCCAGCTTCAGCTAAAGGTGTGTACATGAAGAAAGTTTCTGTATCAAGCACGATGGGTGTTGGTGTGCGTGTAGACGCAAACAGCATCGCGTAA
- the rplJ gene encoding 50S ribosomal protein L10 produces MSLNLEEKKVVVAELGNELVGAQTIVVAEYRGMGVVGMTTLRAKARENGVYLRVLKNTLVRRAVAGTAFEGLTNAMVGPLVYGISKDPVAAAKVLADFAKTNDKLIIKAGAMPNFVMSAADVANLANMPSRDELLAKLLGTMQAPIAKFVRTLNEVPTKFVRGLAAVRDKQAA; encoded by the coding sequence TTGAGTCTGAATCTAGAGGAAAAGAAAGTAGTTGTTGCCGAGTTAGGTAATGAACTAGTTGGTGCGCAAACCATCGTTGTTGCAGAATATCGCGGCATGGGTGTGGTTGGTATGACTACTTTACGTGCTAAAGCACGTGAAAATGGTGTTTACCTGCGTGTGTTGAAAAACACTTTAGTACGTCGCGCGGTTGCAGGAACTGCCTTTGAAGGTCTAACCAATGCTATGGTTGGCCCTTTGGTTTATGGTATTTCTAAAGACCCAGTGGCTGCAGCTAAAGTGCTGGCTGATTTCGCGAAAACCAATGACAAATTAATCATTAAAGCGGGTGCTATGCCTAATTTTGTAATGTCTGCTGCAGATGTTGCAAACTTGGCTAATATGCCTAGCCGTGATGAATTGTTGGCGAAATTGTTGGGCACTATGCAAGCACCTATTGCCAAGTTTGTTCGTACACTTAATGAAGTTCCAACCAAATTTGTTCGTGGTTTGGCTGCTGTACGCGATAAGCAGGCAGCTTAA
- the rplL gene encoding 50S ribosomal protein L7/L12: MALSKADILDAIANMTVLDLSDLIKEMEEKFGVSAAAAVAVAAAPAAGGAAAAEEKTEFDVILTGAGENKVNTIKVVRTITGLGLKEAKDLVDGAPKAVKEGVSKTEAEAVQKQLVEAGATCEVK; encoded by the coding sequence ATGGCTTTATCCAAGGCTGATATTTTAGATGCAATTGCAAACATGACCGTTCTTGATCTTTCTGATCTGATCAAAGAAATGGAAGAAAAATTTGGCGTATCTGCTGCAGCTGCTGTTGCTGTTGCTGCTGCTCCAGCTGCTGGCGGCGCTGCTGCTGCTGAAGAAAAAACTGAATTCGATGTGATCTTAACTGGCGCAGGCGAAAACAAAGTTAACACCATTAAGGTAGTTCGTACCATTACCGGTCTTGGCTTGAAAGAAGCTAAAGATTTAGTTGATGGCGCACCTAAAGCTGTTAAAGAAGGTGTTTCAAAAACTGAAGCTGAAGCAGTTCAAAAGCAATTGGTTGAAGCTGGCGCTACTTGCGAAGTTAAGTAA
- the rpoB gene encoding DNA-directed RNA polymerase subunit beta — MSYSFTEKKRIRKSFAKRANILQVPFLLATQLESFRAFLQEDVDPATRINDGLQAAFTSIFPIVSHSGNAKLDFVSYVLGEPAFDMVECQQRGLTYASPLRAKVRLTIMDREASKPTIKEVKEQEVYMGEMPLMTPTGSFIINGTERVIVSQLHRSPGVFFEHDRGKTHSSGKLLFSARIIPYRGSWLDFEFDVKDYLYFRIDRRRKMPVTTLLKSLGYSNEQILAEFFTTDVFHLSNQLIRFELVPDRLRGEIARFDIIDKDGAVIVAKDKRITVKHIRMMQEAGLQQIAVPTDFILGRVLGTNVVDTATGEVVAHANDEITDVLLAKLQEANIASVKTLYVNELDQGAFISATLRTDETQDQYAARVAIYRMMRPGEPPTEDSVEALFNSLFFSEDRYDLSAVGRMKFNRRIGREELVGSGVLSTEDIVSVIKILVELRNGRGEIDDIDHLGNRRIRSVGELAENQFRAGLVRVERAVKERLSQAESDNLMPHDLINAKPVSAAIKEFFGSSQLSQFMDQTNPLSEITHKRRVSALGPGGLTRERAGFEVRDVHPTHYGRVCPIETPEGPNIGLINSLALYAKTNEYGFLETPYRKVIDSKVTDQIDYLSAIEEGKYVIAQANAEMDAEGRFTSEIVSCRSKNEFELAAPDTIDYMDVAPSQIVSVAASLIPFLEHDDANRALMGSNMQRQAVPCLRAEKSLVGTGIERTAAVDSGTTVQAKRGGVVDYVDAGRIVVRVNDDETKAGEVGVDIYTLIKYTRSNQNTNINQRPLVNVGDKLMRGDVIADGASTDMGELALGQNLLVAFMPWNGFNYEDSILISEKVVADDRYTSIHIEELTVVARDTKLGPEEITRDISNLSERMLNRLDDSGICFIGAEVEAGDVLVGKVTPKGETQLTPEEKLLRAIFGEKASDVKDTSLRVPSGMAGIVIDVQVFTREGIERDARAKQIIEDQLAGYKKDMADRMRIVENDTFARLQRLITGKLAKGGPKKLAKDTAVDLAYLESISRYDWFDIRLADDEASRQMESLKDSLDQKRIEFDAMFEEKKKKLTAGDELQAGVQKMVKVYVAVKRRLQPGDKMAGRHGNKGVVSKIVPIEDMPFTADGTPMDIVLNPLGVPSRMNVGQILETHLGWAAKGLGKKIDAMLQAQKEVSEVREFIGKIYNSTGHKEDIDSFTDHEVIELAKNLRQGVPFATPVFDGASEEEIKDMLELADLPRSGQITLFDGRTGEAFDRKVTVGYMHVLKLHHLVDDKMHARSTGPYSLVTQQPLGGKAQFGGQRFGEMEVWALEAYGASYILQEMLTVKSDDVNGRTKVYENIVKGEHKIEAGMPESFNVLVKEIRSLAIDIDLERY, encoded by the coding sequence ATGAGCTACTCATTCACCGAGAAAAAACGTATCCGTAAAAGCTTTGCAAAACGAGCAAATATATTACAGGTGCCTTTCTTGTTGGCAACACAACTTGAATCATTCCGCGCTTTTTTGCAAGAAGATGTTGATCCTGCAACGCGTATTAATGATGGTTTACAGGCAGCATTTACCTCAATCTTTCCTATCGTTAGCCACTCTGGTAACGCCAAATTAGACTTTGTGAGCTACGTACTAGGTGAGCCTGCTTTTGACATGGTTGAATGTCAACAGCGCGGCTTAACCTATGCATCTCCATTGCGAGCAAAAGTCCGCTTGACGATAATGGATCGTGAAGCTTCTAAGCCTACTATTAAAGAAGTAAAAGAGCAGGAAGTCTACATGGGTGAAATGCCTTTGATGACACCTACTGGCTCTTTCATCATTAATGGTACTGAACGCGTAATCGTTTCTCAGTTGCATCGTTCGCCAGGTGTGTTCTTTGAGCATGATCGCGGTAAAACGCATAGCTCAGGCAAGTTGTTGTTCTCTGCTCGGATTATTCCATATCGTGGCTCATGGCTGGATTTTGAATTCGACGTAAAAGATTACCTATACTTCCGTATCGATCGTCGTCGTAAGATGCCAGTTACTACATTGCTGAAGTCACTGGGTTACAGCAATGAACAAATACTTGCAGAATTTTTCACTACTGACGTATTCCATTTAAGCAATCAGCTGATTCGCTTTGAATTAGTGCCTGATCGTTTGCGTGGCGAGATTGCTCGGTTCGACATTATTGATAAAGATGGTGCGGTTATTGTTGCTAAAGATAAGCGCATCACAGTCAAGCATATACGCATGATGCAAGAAGCTGGGTTACAGCAGATTGCTGTGCCAACTGACTTTATTCTGGGCCGTGTACTAGGCACTAATGTTGTCGATACAGCAACAGGCGAAGTGGTTGCGCATGCAAATGATGAAATCACTGATGTATTGTTAGCTAAGTTGCAAGAAGCGAATATTGCTTCAGTTAAAACTCTGTATGTGAATGAGCTAGATCAGGGTGCATTTATCTCGGCGACTTTACGTACAGATGAAACACAAGATCAGTATGCTGCTCGTGTTGCGATTTATCGCATGATGCGTCCTGGTGAGCCTCCTACTGAGGACTCTGTAGAAGCGCTATTTAATTCACTATTCTTTAGTGAAGATCGCTATGACTTGTCAGCCGTCGGTCGTATGAAGTTTAACCGCCGTATCGGTCGTGAAGAATTGGTTGGTAGTGGTGTGTTATCTACTGAAGATATCGTTTCAGTGATTAAAATATTAGTTGAGCTGCGCAATGGCCGCGGTGAGATTGATGATATTGATCACTTAGGTAATCGACGTATTCGTAGTGTTGGCGAGTTGGCAGAGAATCAATTCCGTGCTGGTTTAGTTCGTGTTGAGCGTGCTGTTAAAGAGCGTTTGTCACAAGCTGAGTCTGATAACCTGATGCCGCATGATTTGATCAATGCGAAGCCTGTTTCTGCAGCTATCAAGGAATTCTTTGGTTCCAGCCAGTTGTCGCAATTTATGGATCAAACCAATCCGCTGTCTGAGATTACGCATAAGCGTCGTGTTTCAGCTTTAGGACCCGGTGGTTTGACACGTGAACGCGCAGGTTTCGAAGTCCGTGACGTACATCCTACTCACTATGGTCGCGTCTGTCCGATTGAAACGCCTGAAGGGCCAAATATCGGTTTGATCAATTCATTGGCTTTGTATGCTAAAACTAACGAATACGGTTTCCTGGAAACCCCTTATCGTAAAGTAATAGATTCAAAAGTAACCGATCAGATTGATTATCTGTCAGCGATTGAAGAGGGCAAGTATGTTATCGCTCAGGCCAATGCTGAAATGGATGCCGAAGGTCGTTTCACCAGCGAAATCGTTTCATGTCGTTCTAAGAATGAATTTGAGTTGGCAGCACCTGACACCATTGATTATATGGACGTCGCACCTTCACAAATTGTATCTGTTGCGGCTTCATTGATTCCTTTCCTGGAACACGATGACGCGAACCGCGCATTGATGGGTTCTAACATGCAACGTCAGGCTGTACCTTGTTTGCGTGCTGAAAAATCATTGGTAGGTACGGGTATTGAACGTACTGCTGCAGTCGACTCAGGAACGACAGTTCAAGCTAAGCGTGGTGGTGTGGTTGATTACGTTGATGCTGGTCGTATTGTTGTTCGTGTAAACGACGATGAAACCAAGGCAGGTGAAGTTGGTGTGGATATTTACACACTGATCAAGTACACACGCTCTAACCAAAACACAAATATCAACCAGCGTCCGTTGGTGAATGTTGGTGATAAGCTGATGCGTGGCGATGTGATAGCTGATGGCGCGTCTACCGATATGGGTGAATTAGCCTTAGGTCAGAACTTGCTCGTGGCATTTATGCCATGGAACGGTTTCAACTATGAAGATTCGATTTTGATATCTGAAAAAGTTGTTGCTGATGATCGTTATACTTCAATACATATTGAAGAATTAACAGTTGTCGCGCGTGATACCAAGCTCGGACCTGAAGAAATTACCCGTGATATATCAAATCTATCCGAGCGCATGTTAAACCGTTTGGATGATTCTGGTATTTGCTTTATTGGTGCTGAAGTCGAGGCTGGTGATGTTCTGGTTGGTAAGGTGACACCTAAAGGTGAAACTCAACTGACACCAGAAGAAAAATTGCTGCGTGCTATTTTCGGTGAAAAAGCATCAGACGTGAAAGATACGTCCTTGCGTGTGCCTTCAGGCATGGCTGGTATAGTAATTGATGTGCAAGTGTTCACGCGCGAAGGTATCGAGCGTGATGCACGTGCGAAACAGATTATTGAAGACCAATTAGCCGGATATAAAAAGGACATGGCTGACCGTATGCGTATCGTTGAAAACGATACCTTTGCGCGTTTGCAACGTTTAATTACCGGTAAGCTTGCTAAAGGCGGTCCGAAAAAACTTGCAAAAGATACCGCTGTTGATCTTGCATACCTGGAAAGCATAAGTCGCTATGACTGGTTCGATATTCGCTTGGCTGATGACGAAGCAAGTCGCCAAATGGAATCACTTAAAGACAGTCTCGACCAGAAACGTATCGAGTTTGATGCGATGTTTGAAGAGAAGAAAAAGAAATTGACCGCTGGTGATGAATTGCAAGCGGGTGTGCAGAAGATGGTTAAAGTCTATGTTGCAGTTAAACGTCGTCTGCAACCTGGTGACAAAATGGCGGGTCGTCACGGTAACAAAGGTGTTGTTTCCAAAATTGTTCCGATTGAAGATATGCCGTTCACCGCAGATGGTACACCGATGGATATCGTCTTGAATCCATTGGGTGTGCCTTCACGTATGAACGTTGGTCAGATTCTGGAAACGCATTTGGGCTGGGCTGCCAAAGGGCTTGGTAAGAAAATTGATGCCATGTTGCAAGCGCAGAAGGAAGTTTCTGAAGTGCGTGAATTCATCGGTAAGATTTACAATTCTACTGGTCACAAGGAAGATATTGATAGTTTCACGGATCATGAAGTTATCGAATTAGCCAAAAACTTGCGCCAAGGTGTGCCTTTCGCAACCCCAGTGTTTGATGGTGCTTCTGAAGAAGAAATCAAAGACATGCTGGAGTTGGCTGATTTACCGCGCAGTGGACAAATCACCCTGTTTGATGGTCGTACTGGTGAAGCGTTCGATCGTAAGGTAACCGTTGGTTACATGCACGTATTGAAACTGCATCACTTGGTCGATGATAAGATGCATGCTCGTTCAACTGGACCGTACAGCTTGGTTACGCAACAGCCGTTAGGTGGTAAAGCGCAATTCGGTGGTCAACGTTTCGGTGAGATGGAGGTATGGGCACTGGAAGCTTATGGCGCATCGTACATCTTGCAGGAAATGTTGACGGTTAAATCTGATGACGTGAATGGTCGTACCAAAGTGTATGAAAACATCGTTAAAGGTGAACACAAGATTGAAGCAGGTATGCCTGAATCTTTCAACGTGCTAGTGAAAGAAATCCGTTCCTTGGCAATTGATATTGATCTCGAGCGTTATTAA